One Bufo gargarizans isolate SCDJY-AF-19 chromosome 3, ASM1485885v1, whole genome shotgun sequence DNA segment encodes these proteins:
- the LOC122931818 gene encoding hyphal wall protein 2-like: MVPTRGNRTIPPSPKFQDSHTRDNESQKRCSFPFVESSRYVTSSRARHSTSRYVTGSRASQYLQIRHRQPSVTVPPDTSPAAERHSTSRYINGSRASQYLQIRHRQPSVTVPPDTSPAAERHSTSRYITGSRASQYLQIHQRQPSVTVPPDTSTAAERHITSRYINGSRASHYLQIHQRQPSVTVPPDTSLAAERYSTSRYITGSRVSQYLQIHQRQPSVTVPPDTSPAAERHSTSRYVTGSRASQYLQIHQRQPSVTVPPDTSTAAERHSTSRYDISSRASQYLQIRHQQPSASQYLQIRHRQPSVTVLPDTSTAAERVTVPPDTSPAAERHSTSRYINGSRASQYLQIHQRQPSVTVPPDTSTAAERHSTSRYINGSQASQYLQIRHRQPSVTVPPDTSPAAERVIVPPDTTLAAERHSTSRYVTSSRTRHSTSRYVTGSRASQYLQIRHWQPSVTVPRDTSTAAERVTVPPDTSPAAERHSTSRYVTGSRASQYLQIRHQQPSVTVPSDTSPAAERHSTSRYVTGSRASQYLQIHQRQPSVTVPPDTSLAAERHSTSKYINGSRASQYLQIHQRQPSVTVPPDTTSAAERHSTSRYFTDSRASQYLQIRHRQLSVTVPPDTSTAAERHSTSRYINGSRASQYLEIHQRQSSVTVPPDTTSAAERHSTSRYINGSRASQYLQIRHRQRSVTVPPDTSPAAEHHSTSRYINGS, from the exons ATGGTGCCAACCAGAGGAAATAGGACCATTCCTCCAAGTCCCAAGTTCCAGGACTCTCACACTCGGGATAATGAATCACAGAAACGTTGTTCTTTTCCATTTGTGGAGAGCAGCCG ATACGTCACCAGCAGCCGAGCGCGTCACAGTACCTCCAGATACGTCACCGGCAGCCGAGCGTCACAGTACCTCCAGATACGTCACCGGCAGCCGAGCGTCACAGTACCTCCAGATACGTCACCGGCAGCCGAGCGTCACAGTACCTCCAGATACATCAACGGCAGCCGAGCGTCACAGTACCTCCAGATACGTCACCGGCAGCCGAGCGTCACAGTACCTCCAGATACGTCACCGGCAGCCGAGCGTCACAGTACCTCCAGATACATCACCGGCAGTCGAGCGTCACAGTACCTCCAGATACATCAACGGCAGCCGAGCGTCACAGTACCTCCAGATACATCAACGGCAGCCGAGCGTCACATTACCTCCAGATACATCAACGGCAGCCGAGCGTCACATTACCTCCAGATACATCAACGGCAGCCGAGCGTCACAGTACCTCCAGATACGTCACTGGCAGCCGAGCGTTACAGTACCTCCAGATACATCACCGGCAGCCGAGTGTCACAGTACCTCCAGATACATCAACGGCAGCCGAGCGTCACAGTACCTCCAGATACGTCACCGGCAGCCGAGCGTCACAGTACCTCCAGATACGTCACCGGCAGCCGAGCGTCACAGTACCTCCAGATACATCAACGGCAGCCGAGCGTCACAGTACCTCCAGATACATCAACGGCAGCTGAGCGTCACAGTACCTCCAGATACGACATTAGCAGCCGAGCGTCACAGTACCTTCAGATACGTCACCAGCAGCCGAGCGCGTCACAGTACCTCCAGATACGTCACCGGCAGCCGAGCGTCACAGTACTTCCAGATACATCAACGGCAGCCGAGCGCGTCACAGTACCTCCAGATACGTCACCGGCAGCCGAGCGTCACAGTACCTCAAGATACATCAACGGCAGCCGAGCGTCACAGTACCTCCAGATACATCAACGGCAGCCGAGCGTCACAGTACCTCCAGATACATCAACGGCAGCCGAGCGTCACAGTACCTCCAGATACATCAATGGCAGCCAAGCGTCACAGTACCTCCAGATACGTCATCGGCAGCCGAGTGTCACAGTACCTCCAGATACGTCACCAGCAGCCGAGCGTGTCATAGTACCTCCAGATACGACATTAGCAGCCGAGCGTCACAGTACCTCCAGATACGTCACCAGCAGCCGAACGCGTCACAGTACCTCCAGATACGTCACCGGCAGCCGAGCGTCACAGTACCTCCAGATACGTCACTGGCAGCCGAGCGTCACAGTACCTCGAGATACATCAACGGCAGCCGAGCGCGTCACAGTACCTCCAGATACGTCACCGGCAGCCGAGCGTCACAGTACCTCCAGATACGTCACCGGCAGCCGAGCGTCACAGTACCTCCAGATACGTCACCAGCAGCCGAGCGTCACAGTACCTTCAGATACGTCACCGGCAGCCGAGCGTCACAGTACCTCCAGATACGTCACCGGCAGCCGAGCGTCACAGTACCTCCAGATACATCAACGGCAGCCGAGCGTCACAGTACCTCCAGATACGTCACTGGCAGCCGAGCGTCACAGTACCTCCAAATACATCAACGGCAGCCGAGCATCACAGTACCTCCAGATACATCAACGGCAGCCGAGCGTCACAGTACCTCCAGATACGACATCGGCAGCCGAGCGTCACAGTACCTCCAGATACTTCACCGACAGCCGAGCGTCACAGTACCTCCAGATACGTCACCGGCAGCTGAGCGTCACAGTACCTCCAGATACATCAACGGCAGCCGAGCGTCACAGTACCTCCAGATACATCAACGGCAGCCGAGCGTCACAGTACCTCGAGATACATCAACGGCAGTCGAGCGTCACAGTACCTCCAGATACGACATCGGCAGCCGAGCGTCACAGTACCTCCAGATACATCAACGGCAGCCGAGCATCACAGTACCTCCAGATACGTCACCGGCAGCGGAGCGTCACAGTACCTCCAGATACGTCACCGGCAGCCGAGCATCACAGTACCTCCAGATACATCAACGGCAGCTGA